In a genomic window of bacterium:
- a CDS encoding DUF6485 family protein yields MECNLKANRQSCTCTYEPCSRKGKCCECISFHRVSDELPGCLFSPEVERTYDRSAARFVAARKN; encoded by the coding sequence ATGGAATGCAACCTGAAGGCCAACCGGCAGAGCTGCACCTGCACCTACGAGCCCTGTTCGCGCAAGGGGAAGTGCTGCGAATGCATATCATTCCACCGGGTCAGTGACGAGCTCCCGGGATGTCTGTTCTCTCCGGAGGTGGAACGCACTTACGACCGTTCTGCCGCACGGTTTGTCGCGGCGAGGAAGAACTGA
- the gcvPB gene encoding aminomethyl-transferring glycine dehydrogenase subunit GcvPB: MPEKTLFELSRPGRQAWSLPSLDVPAVDAGDAARKDNDLPELSEVDVARHFTRLSIMNHHVDKGFYPLGSCTMKYNPKVNELTSRMPGFTGLHPLEPETLTQGALRLMYELARMLEEITGFDAVTLQPAAGAHGELTGIMMVRKYFEKRGEPRDVVLVPDSAHGTNPASVTLSGFKAVQIKSNDKGEIDPDELERACSSCVACLMVTNPNTLGIFEPQAKRICDIMHKQGSLVYLDGANLNAYVGVHRPADAGFDVMHINLHKTFSTPHGGGGPGSGPVAVTKALEPFLPKPVVRKGSGVQGSKGSSSEPEPLFYLDHDRPDSIGRVMGFNGQFAVLVRAYTYIRMLGAPGLKDAAESAVLNANYVRAELEGVYDLPYKDRSLHEVVFSGTNLREYGVKTLDVAKRLLDYGMHAPTIYFPLIVPEALMIEPTETESRESLDGFIAAMKQIADEARTNPAILHDAPVTTPVRRLDEARASRELDVNWRA; encoded by the coding sequence ATGCCCGAGAAGACGCTGTTCGAACTATCACGCCCGGGCCGGCAGGCATGGTCCCTGCCCAGCCTTGACGTACCGGCGGTAGATGCCGGCGACGCGGCCCGCAAGGACAACGACCTGCCGGAGCTGAGCGAGGTCGACGTTGCCCGGCACTTCACGCGGTTGTCAATCATGAACCATCACGTGGACAAGGGGTTCTACCCGCTCGGCTCGTGCACCATGAAGTACAACCCGAAAGTGAACGAGCTGACGTCCCGCATGCCCGGCTTCACCGGGCTTCACCCGCTCGAACCGGAGACCCTCACGCAGGGCGCGCTGCGCCTGATGTACGAGCTGGCCCGGATGCTTGAGGAGATTACCGGATTCGATGCCGTCACCCTTCAGCCGGCGGCCGGCGCTCACGGCGAGTTGACCGGCATCATGATGGTGCGGAAGTACTTCGAGAAGCGGGGGGAACCGCGCGACGTCGTTCTCGTGCCGGATTCGGCTCACGGCACCAATCCGGCCTCGGTGACCCTGTCCGGATTCAAGGCGGTCCAGATCAAGTCGAACGACAAAGGCGAGATCGACCCGGATGAGCTGGAGCGCGCCTGCTCCAGCTGCGTCGCCTGCCTGATGGTCACCAACCCGAACACACTCGGCATCTTCGAGCCTCAGGCGAAGAGAATCTGCGACATCATGCACAAGCAGGGCTCGCTCGTCTACCTGGACGGCGCCAACCTCAACGCCTATGTCGGCGTGCACCGTCCGGCCGACGCCGGGTTCGACGTGATGCACATCAACCTGCACAAGACGTTTTCGACCCCGCACGGCGGCGGCGGCCCCGGCTCCGGCCCGGTTGCGGTCACCAAGGCGCTCGAGCCGTTCCTGCCCAAACCAGTGGTAAGGAAGGGTTCAGGGGTTCAAGGGTCCAAGGGTTCTAGTTCGGAACCCGAACCCCTCTTCTACCTCGACCATGACCGGCCCGATTCCATCGGCCGCGTCATGGGTTTCAACGGGCAGTTCGCGGTCCTCGTGCGTGCCTACACCTACATCCGCATGCTCGGGGCTCCCGGGCTCAAGGATGCAGCCGAGAGCGCCGTCTTGAACGCCAACTACGTCCGGGCGGAGCTGGAAGGCGTCTACGACCTGCCCTACAAGGATCGGAGCCTGCACGAAGTAGTCTTCTCCGGCACGAACCTGCGCGAGTATGGTGTCAAGACGCTCGACGTTGCCAAGCGCCTGCTCGACTATGGGATGCACGCGCCGACCATCTACTTCCCGCTGATCGTGCCCGAGGCCCTGATGATCGAGCCGACCGAAACCGAGTCGCGGGAATCGCTCGATGGCTTCATCGCCGCGATGAAACAGATTGCGGACGAGGCCAGGACCAATCCGGCTATCCTGCACGACGCCCCGGTCACCACGCCGGTGCGCCGTCTGGACGAAGCCAGGGCGTCACGCGAACTGGACGTCAATTGGAGAGCTTAG